Below is a genomic region from Enterobacter hormaechei subsp. xiangfangensis.
TTCTCACTTTGCCATTTGCGGATCATGGTGGCCCTCCGGATGGCAGAAGCAGCCCGTAATGTGGTCATTGACCAGCCCGCAGGCCTGCATAAAGGAGTAACAGATGGTGGTGCCCACAAACTTAAAGCCGCGTTTTTTCAGCGCTTTCGACAGGGCATCTGAGGCGGGGGTCGACGTTGGGATCTCTGCAAGCGTGGCGGCCTGCGTCACCTTCGGCTCGTTATCCACAAACGACCAGACAAATGCTGAAAAGGGTTCGCCATTTTGCTCCATCGCCAGATAAGCACGCGCGTTACCAATAATGGCCTGAATTTTACCGCGATGGCGGATGATACCGGTATCCAGAACCAGCTTTTGTACGTCGTCGTCGGTCATGGCGGCAACCGCAGCCGGATCGAACTGGTGGAAGGCTTTGCGATAGTTCTCACGCTTTTTCAGAACGGTGATCCACGACAGCCCGGCCTGCTGGCCTTCAAGGCAAATCATTTCAAACAGTTTTTTACCGTCGGTTTCCGGTACGCCCCATTCCTTGTCGTGATAATCGATATAAAGCTGATCCTGGCTTACCCAGCCGCAACGTTGCATAGGTCATCTCCCTTCCTGATACGGTAAACGCAAAAATTTCAATCTGCCCGGCTTGACGTGTCTGCTAAAGAGACAATAGTTAATACAGGGCTATACGCCCTAATACCTCTTCGAACAATGACATATATCGCCGAACTCGGCTCTTTCTGGAGTCGCTTTGATGATGATAAAAAAAATCAGTGGTCGCCATGCTGCTTCTGGCCTGGTGGGTGTTTCAGTCTGCCTGCTTTTTTGTCACACCGCTTTTGCGTGGCAACAGGAATATATCGTTTCAGATGCACAAAGTAATACGACGGAACGTTATACATGGGACGCCGATCACCAACCTCGTTATGAAGATATTCTCGCGGAGCGTATTAACCGCACGCAGAATGCTGCGGGGTTTACCCTGAACGATCCCTCCGGTTCGGATGCGGAAACCGTTCTGAGCGTTGGCTGGAATTTTCCCGTGGCGGGACATTTCACCACCGGGCCCGTCATGGCGTGGCGCACTGATGGCGCTCCCCCTGTAACGGTGAATGCGTTTGAGGATACAACCACCACGCAGTCGCTTACCGATCCCCTCTGGCATGCCAGCGTGAACTCATTGGGTTGGCGTGTTGATACGCAGTATGGTGATTTACACCCCTGGGCGAAGATCAGCTATAACCAGCAAACTGAAGAAGAATATTTATATACGCTGGGATTGAGCGCCAAATTTTAAGGGTTGTTATTTTTTTAAACGATACGATAACATATTTAATACAATTATGACGGGGTCTGGAGCGATAGTGCCCACTAACAGAACAGCGCTTCATTCCCCGGCAAGGTCATTCATTCCAGATCCCAGGCATTTCATTCCTTCTCTCCTGCATTTCATTCCGTTTTTCCCCAACGCTATAAAGGTTTTGTTTATCGTTGTCCTCAGCGAAATTCCTTAATTTATCTTGCAGGACACTGCCATGAACACATCAACTTATAACCGCACGCGTTGGCTGACGCTATTCGGCACCATCGTTACCCAGTTCGCACTGGGATCGGTCTATACCTGGAGCCTGTTTAACAGCGCCCTGTCCGATAAGCTCGGCGCGCCGATAAGCCAGGTGGCATTCTCCTTCGGCTTGCTGAGTCTTGGGTTAGCAATTTCCTCTTCCGTGGCGGGCAAACTTCAGGAACGTTTCGGCGTGAAGCGTGTAACCATGGCATCCGGGATCTTGCTGGGCTTGGGATTCTTCCTGACGGCATATTCTAACAACCTGATGATGCTGTGGCTGAGCGCCGGGGTGCTGGTGGGGCTGGCGGACGGCGCAGGTTATCTGCTGACGCTGTCTAACTGCGTGAAGTGGTTCCCGGAGCGTAAAGGGCTTATCTCCGCATTTGCCATTGGTTCATATGGCCTGGGCAGCCTCGGCTTCAAATTCATCGATGCGCATCTGCTGGCCTCGGTTGGGCTTGAGAAAACCTTTATGATCTGGGGCGTGATTGTGCTGGTAATGATCCTCTTCGGCGCCACGCTGATGAAAGATGCGCCGCAGCAGGAAGTGAAAACCGTTAACGGCGTGGTGGAGAACGATTTCACCCTCGCTCAGTCCATGCGTAAGCCGCAGTACTGGATGCTGGCGGTGATGTTCCTGACGGCCTGCATGAGCGGTCTGTATGTCATCGGTGTGGCGAAAGATATCGCGCAGGGAATGGTAAAACTGGACGCGGCGACGGCGGCGAACGCCGTAACGGTCATCTCCATCGCTAACCTCTCGGGTCGTCTGGTACTGGGTATCTTGTCTGACAAAATCGCCCGGATCCGCGTGATTACGCTGGGGCAGGTGATCTCCCTGGTGGGTATGGCAGCACTGCTGTTCGCTCCGCTGAACGAGGCGACATTCTTTGCGGCGATAGCCTGCGTAGCCTTTAACTTTGGCGGCACTATTACCGTCTTCCCGTCGCTGGTGAGCGAGTTCTTCGGCCTGAACAACCTGGCGAAAAACTACGGCGTGATTTATCTCGGCTTCGGTATCGGCAGTATTTGCGGTTCACTGATTGCCTCGCTGTTTGGTGGCTTCTACGTGACATTCTGCGTGATATTTGCCTTGCTGATTATTTCGCTGGCGCTGTCCACCACGATTCGTCAGCCGCAGCGCGAGGTATATAAAGAAGCGCATGCATGATTCGATAAAAAGGGGCCGCAGGGCCTCTTTTATTTATTTCTAAATCGCTTCCGGACTTGCTATTTTGTAAAAATCTTCATCGATTCACATTCTCTGCTGCCACTTTTCTTTCCTGCTGTGGTCTACTTATCGCGCTTGTAGACGTTTCTGATAACGGTTTCTCTCGCATCTACTTACTCTGTCAGCTTTCTCACTGAGATTCGGCGGGTCTTTATACCCCTTCCCCCAGGGTTGTTTGCATGAAATATATTAGGTCTCTTACCCAGCAAAGATTGTGTCTGATGCTGGCTGTCTATATCGGTTTGTTTCTGAATGGCGCGGTGCTGTTCAGACGAGTGGAAGGTTATTTCGAACACCTCACTGTAAGAAATGGAATTTTTGCCGCGATTGAAGTGTTTGGCTCAATTCTGGCGACCTTCTTCCTGCTACGTCTGCTCTCGCTTTTTGGCAGACGTACATGGCAGGTTCTGGCCTCGCTGGTGGTGATTATCTCCGCCGCCGCAAGCTATTACATGACATTCATGAATGTGGTCATTGGCTACGGTATTGTGGCCTCGGTGATGACCACGGACATCGACCTCTCGAAAGAGGTGGTGGGTCAAGGGTTCATCCTGTGGACGATTCTGACCTGCCTGATCCCGCTCTTCTTTATCTGGAGTAACACCTGCCGCTACACCCTGTTACGCCAGCTGCGTACCCGGGGACAGCGCATCCGCAACGTCGCCGTCGTTCTTCTGGCGGGTCTGCTGGTATGGGCGCCTATTCGCCTGATGGAAAAACAGCAAAAGCGGATCGAAAAAGCGACAGGCGTGGATATGCCAAGCTACGGCGGCGTGGTGGCTAACTCGTATCTGCCGTCTAACTGGCTGTCGGCGTTAGGTCTTTATGCCTGGGCTCAGGCGGACGAATCCAGCGATGTGAAATCGCTGATTAACCCAACCAAAAAGTTCACCTACCAGGCCCCGGCTGACGGGCTGGATGATACTTACGTGGTCTTCGTTATCGGCGAAACAACGCGCTGGGATCATATGGGTATCCTCGGTTATGACCGCGATACCACCCCCAAACTGGCGCAGGAAAAGAATCTTGTAGCTTACCGCGGCTACTCCTGCGATACCGCCACGAAGCTCTCGTTGCGCTGTATGTTTGTTCGTGAGGGCGGTGCGAGTGATAATCCTCAGCGCACTCTCAAAGAGCAAAACGTGTTTGCTGTTCTGAAGCAGCTTGGATTTAGCTCCGATCTGTTCGCCATGCAAAGTGAGATGTGGTTCTACACCAACACCATGGCGGATAACATCGCCTACCGCGAGCAGATTGGCGCCGAGCCGCGTAACCGCGGAAAGAACGTTGATGACATGCTGCTGCTCTCTGAGATGGAACAGTCACTGAAAAACCATCCGCAGGGTAAGCATCTTATTGTTCTGCATACCAAAGGGTCACACTACAGCTACTATCAGCGTTACACGCGCGATTTCGCCAAATGGACGCCTGAGTGCGTCGGCATTAACAAGAACTGTAGCAAGCAGGAGCTGATCAATGCCTATGATAACTCGATTCTGTATGTGGATACCTTCCTCAGTCGGGTGATCGACCAGCTTCGCGATAAGAAAGCGATTGTGATCTACGCGGCCGACCACGGCGAGTCCATCAACGAGAAAGAGCATTTACACGGTACGCCGCGTAAGCTGGCCCCGCCTGAGCAGTTCCGCGTGCCGATGATCATGTGGATGTCGGATAAGTACCTGGAAAATCCGGACAAAGCCAAAATGTTTGCCCATCTGAAACAGCAGGCAGAGATCAAGGTACCGCGCCGTCACGTTGAGCTGTACGACACCATTATGGGCTGTCTCGGCTATACCTCACCGAACGGTGGGATTAACGAAAACAACAACTGGTGTAAACTCCCTGATAACACCACAAAAGCCGCGCAGTAGCTGGTCTGGCGAGAATATCGCCAGTTGAATGGCTTTTTGAAAATAAGGGATTGACGGGGGCGCACCTCAGCAGTAAGATGCGCTCCGCATTCGGCGAGTAGCGCAGCTTGGTAGCGCAACTGGTTTGGGACCAGTGGGTCGGAGGTTCGAATCCTCTCTCGCCGACCACATTCTAAAAAGGGCTAACCGCAAGGTTAGCCCTTTTTGCATTAACGCATTACCCCGCACGAGTCCTCAAAATACCCCTTAGCCCTGCTTCCCCCTGCCTGCTTGCGGTTTTGTGACATAATCCATTGTATTTTTTTATATATAGTTTGATCTTTTTTCGCGTTGCTTATGGATAACCTCAGCATTTTTCGCTGTGCGTTTTAACGTTCGCGGTATTTAGTGCTCAGATAATCACCATCCTGTAAGAAAATTTACCCATTCTGAATAAAACTTAATCACTGAGTGTTGCGAAATATGAAGATAATTGTGCTGCATCATGGCGAGTAGCATAAATTTCTCTGCTGAAAACTCACGGTCAGGGTTTTTTTAATCTTTGTTTGCGGTTTCTCACACTCCACGTAAATCCCCGCCACCTGTATTGACGTTTTCACATTCTGTTGACAGATTGTAGGGCACGAGGGGCATTTCAGGGAGGATCTGCGCTGCAACTCAAACGCTCTTCTGAAAGGATTCTCTATCCCTTTTAACGCCTTCGGGCATCACCGACCGGACCGGGTAAAAAATAAATAAAGGTCAGGCGGCGTAACACAACAAAGCAAAACATCACATTGGAGCACAATAATGAGTATTTCCTTGAAGAAGTCAGGGATGCTGAAGCTTGGTCTGAGCCTGGTGGCCATGACCGTTGCAGCAAGCGTACAGGCAAAAACCCTGGTTTACTGTTCTGAAGGCTCTCCGGAAGGCTTTAACCCACAGCTCTTTACCTCTGGTACGACTTACGACGCAAGCTCTGTACCGATCTATAACCGTCTGGTTGAATTTAAAACCGGCACCACGGAAGTGATTCCTGGCCTGGCTGAAAAGTGGGATATCAGCGAAGACGGTAAAACCTATACCTTCCACCTGCGTCAGGGCGTGAAGTGGCAGGACAGCAAAGAATTTAAACCTACGCGCGACTTTAACGCCGACGACGTTGTGTTCTCCTTCGACCGTCAGAAAAATGCCCAGAACCCGTACCATAAAGTGTCTGGCGGCAGCTATGAATACTTCGAAGGGATGGGTCTGCCAGACCTGATCGCTGAAGTGAAAAAAGTGGACGATAAAACCGTCCAGTTTGTGCTGACGCGTCCGGAAGCGCCATTCCTGGCTGACCTGGCGATGGACTTCGCCTCTATTCTCTCTAAAGAGTATGCGGACAACATGCTGAAAGCCGGCACTCCGGAAAAAGTGGACCTGAACCCAATCGGTACCGGCCCGTTCCAGCTGCTTCAGTACCAGAAAGATTCCCGTATTCTGTATAAAGCCTTCCCGGGCTACTGGGGCACCAAGCCGCAGATCGACCGTCTGGTCTTCTCCATCACGCCTGACGCATCCGTGCGTTACGCAAAATTGCAGAAAAACGAATGTCAGGTGATGCCGTATCCAAACCCGGCTGACATCGCGCGCATGAAGCAGGACAAAAATATCAACCTGCTGGAGCAGGCGGGCCTGAACGTGGGTTATCTCTCCTTCAACACCGAGAAGAAACCGTTCGATGACGTGAAAGTGCGTCAGGCGCTGACCTACGCGGTGAACAAAGAAGCGATCATCAAAGCCGTTTACCAGGGCGCTGGCGTTGCGGCCAAGAACCTGATCCCACCAACCATGTGGGGCTATAACGACGACATAAAGGACTACACCTACGATCCTGAGAAAGCGAAAGCGCTGCTGAAAGAAGCGGGCCAGGACAAAGGCTTTACCGTCGAGCTGTGGGCGATGCCGGTACAGCGTCCTTACAACCCGAACGCACGCCGTATGGCGGAAATGGTTCAGGCTGACTGGGCGAAGATTGGCGTGCAGGCCAAGATTGTGACCTACGAGTGGGGCGAGTACCTGAAGCGCGCCAAAGCGGGTGAACACCAGGCGGTCATGATGGGCTGGACCGGCGACAACGGGGATCCGGACAACTTCTTCGCGACTCTGTTCAGCTGTGCGGCAGCGAAAGACGGTTCTAACTATTCTCGCTGGTGCTACAAGCCGTTTGAAGATCTGATCCAGCCGGCGCGTGCGACCGACGATCACAACAAACGTATCGAACTGTACAAGCAAGCGCAGGTTGTCATGCACGATCAGGCTCCGGCGCTGATTGTTGCTCACTCCACCGTGTACGAACCAGTGCGTAAAGAAGTGAAGGGCTACGTGGTCGATCCACTGGGCAAACACCACTTCGAAAACGTGTCTGTTGAATAATAAGTAGGGTGTTCTCCCTCTCCCTCCTGGAGAGGGCAGGGGTGAGGGGCGTGCATGCACCCCCTCACCCTAACCCTCTCCCACAGGGAGAGGGAATTTACATTTGTGAGCAATACAGACGTCACGCCACTGGTCGTGCGTCATCAGAGAGAATCCGGGTTATGTTGCAGTTCATCCTCCGACGTCTGGGACTGGTTATCCCGACGTTTATCGGTATCACCCTTCTCACTTTTGCCTTCGTCCATATGATCCCCGGCGACCCGGTAATGATTATGGCGGGCGAGCGTGGTATTTCCCCTGAGCGCCATGCACAGCTGCTGGCTGAACTCGGCCTCGATAAGCCGATGTGGCAGCAGTATCTCCACTATATCTGGGGCGTGTTGCACGGCGATTTAGGGATTTCACTGAAAAGCCGTCTTCCGGTGTGGGACGAGTTCGTACCTCGCTTTAAAGCGACGCTGGAACTCGGTATCTGCGCCATGATCTTCGCGACCGCGGTAGGGATCCCCGTTGGCGTACTGGCTGCCGTTAAACGTGGCTCTATTTTTGACCACACCGCTGTTGGCCTGGCACTGACCGGCTACTCCATGCCTATCTTCTGGTGGGGCATGATGCTGATCATGCTGGTCTCGGTGCAGTGGAACCTGACGCCGGTCTCCGGACGCGTCAGCGATATGGTTTTCCTTGACGACACCAATCCGTTAACCGGCTTTATGCTGATTGATACGGCGATCTGGGGCGAAGAGGGCAACTTCATTGATGCGGTTGCGCACATGATCCTGCCTGCAATGGTGTTGGGCACCATCCCTCTGGCGGTGATCGTGCGTATGACCCGTTCCTCCATGCTGGAAGTGTTGGGCGAGGATTATATTCGTACTGCCCGCGCTAAAGGCCTGACCCGTATGCGCGTCATCATCATTCATGCCCTGCGAAACGCTATGCTGCCGGTGGTAACCGTTATCGGTTTGCAGGTCGGTACGCTGCTGGCGGGGGCGATCC
It encodes:
- a CDS encoding MFS transporter, which encodes MNTSTYNRTRWLTLFGTIVTQFALGSVYTWSLFNSALSDKLGAPISQVAFSFGLLSLGLAISSSVAGKLQERFGVKRVTMASGILLGLGFFLTAYSNNLMMLWLSAGVLVGLADGAGYLLTLSNCVKWFPERKGLISAFAIGSYGLGSLGFKFIDAHLLASVGLEKTFMIWGVIVLVMILFGATLMKDAPQQEVKTVNGVVENDFTLAQSMRKPQYWMLAVMFLTACMSGLYVIGVAKDIAQGMVKLDAATAANAVTVISIANLSGRLVLGILSDKIARIRVITLGQVISLVGMAALLFAPLNEATFFAAIACVAFNFGGTITVFPSLVSEFFGLNNLAKNYGVIYLGFGIGSICGSLIASLFGGFYVTFCVIFALLIISLALSTTIRQPQREVYKEAHA
- the dppB gene encoding dipeptide ABC transporter permease DppB; translated protein: MLQFILRRLGLVIPTFIGITLLTFAFVHMIPGDPVMIMAGERGISPERHAQLLAELGLDKPMWQQYLHYIWGVLHGDLGISLKSRLPVWDEFVPRFKATLELGICAMIFATAVGIPVGVLAAVKRGSIFDHTAVGLALTGYSMPIFWWGMMLIMLVSVQWNLTPVSGRVSDMVFLDDTNPLTGFMLIDTAIWGEEGNFIDAVAHMILPAMVLGTIPLAVIVRMTRSSMLEVLGEDYIRTARAKGLTRMRVIIIHALRNAMLPVVTVIGLQVGTLLAGAILTETIFSWPGLGRWLIDALQRRDYPVVQGGVLLVATMIILVNLLVDLLYGVVNPRIRHKK
- the dppA gene encoding dipeptide ABC transporter periplasmic-binding protein DppA, which produces MSISLKKSGMLKLGLSLVAMTVAASVQAKTLVYCSEGSPEGFNPQLFTSGTTYDASSVPIYNRLVEFKTGTTEVIPGLAEKWDISEDGKTYTFHLRQGVKWQDSKEFKPTRDFNADDVVFSFDRQKNAQNPYHKVSGGSYEYFEGMGLPDLIAEVKKVDDKTVQFVLTRPEAPFLADLAMDFASILSKEYADNMLKAGTPEKVDLNPIGTGPFQLLQYQKDSRILYKAFPGYWGTKPQIDRLVFSITPDASVRYAKLQKNECQVMPYPNPADIARMKQDKNINLLEQAGLNVGYLSFNTEKKPFDDVKVRQALTYAVNKEAIIKAVYQGAGVAAKNLIPPTMWGYNDDIKDYTYDPEKAKALLKEAGQDKGFTVELWAMPVQRPYNPNARRMAEMVQADWAKIGVQAKIVTYEWGEYLKRAKAGEHQAVMMGWTGDNGDPDNFFATLFSCAAAKDGSNYSRWCYKPFEDLIQPARATDDHNKRIELYKQAQVVMHDQAPALIVAHSTVYEPVRKEVKGYVVDPLGKHHFENVSVE
- a CDS encoding lipase, with protein sequence MMIKKISGRHAASGLVGVSVCLLFCHTAFAWQQEYIVSDAQSNTTERYTWDADHQPRYEDILAERINRTQNAAGFTLNDPSGSDAETVLSVGWNFPVAGHFTTGPVMAWRTDGAPPVTVNAFEDTTTTQSLTDPLWHASVNSLGWRVDTQYGDLHPWAKISYNQQTEEEYLYTLGLSAKF
- the eptB gene encoding kdo(2)-lipid A phosphoethanolamine 7''-transferase — its product is MKYIRSLTQQRLCLMLAVYIGLFLNGAVLFRRVEGYFEHLTVRNGIFAAIEVFGSILATFFLLRLLSLFGRRTWQVLASLVVIISAAASYYMTFMNVVIGYGIVASVMTTDIDLSKEVVGQGFILWTILTCLIPLFFIWSNTCRYTLLRQLRTRGQRIRNVAVVLLAGLLVWAPIRLMEKQQKRIEKATGVDMPSYGGVVANSYLPSNWLSALGLYAWAQADESSDVKSLINPTKKFTYQAPADGLDDTYVVFVIGETTRWDHMGILGYDRDTTPKLAQEKNLVAYRGYSCDTATKLSLRCMFVREGGASDNPQRTLKEQNVFAVLKQLGFSSDLFAMQSEMWFYTNTMADNIAYREQIGAEPRNRGKNVDDMLLLSEMEQSLKNHPQGKHLIVLHTKGSHYSYYQRYTRDFAKWTPECVGINKNCSKQELINAYDNSILYVDTFLSRVIDQLRDKKAIVIYAADHGESINEKEHLHGTPRKLAPPEQFRVPMIMWMSDKYLENPDKAKMFAHLKQQAEIKVPRRHVELYDTIMGCLGYTSPNGGINENNNWCKLPDNTTKAAQ
- the tag gene encoding DNA-3-methyladenine glycosylase I; the encoded protein is MQRCGWVSQDQLYIDYHDKEWGVPETDGKKLFEMICLEGQQAGLSWITVLKKRENYRKAFHQFDPAAVAAMTDDDVQKLVLDTGIIRHRGKIQAIIGNARAYLAMEQNGEPFSAFVWSFVDNEPKVTQAATLAEIPTSTPASDALSKALKKRGFKFVGTTICYSFMQACGLVNDHITGCFCHPEGHHDPQMAK